In Brassica napus cultivar Da-Ae chromosome A3, Da-Ae, whole genome shotgun sequence, the sequence GAAACCCTGCCGATTTCAATTAATCAACTTACCATCACTGTAATGAAATTAACAGAAACATAATGAGTGAAACCAAGGAGGCAGACCTTCCATAAGCCTTGTAGTGGTTTAGCAAGCGTAGGCGAGAAGTCAGAAACCTTGATGAAATGTTCAGGCTCCCACTTGATCCTCGCTTgtctctccttctccttcttcctctttctccttctATCACCTCCTGGACTCGTCCTATTCGCCAACTGAGTATACATCTCCGAAACAACATCCTCGCCCCCCTCGTCGTCGTCCCCTGAGCTAGATCCTTTCTTCTGCTCCTCTCGAAAAAAACATGGATTCTCCTCAACCATTATATGACCATTCCCCATGAAATTCACATCCACAGGGACGAGACTGCTTCTCTCCAAATCGCTTAGATCCACAGAGACACCAGATCTATGATTCCCATCGAGATCAAGAAAGCTCTCTGTCCTCCCCTCCGGTGAGATACCCATCACGAGAAACGGCGTTTTCCTTACCCGATACGTGTCGTCGTTGGTGGCCAAAACCCTAGATCCCAACACGAAGGAGGAGCCCCACTCGAAGAAAACCAGCGGCGGCGATGAATCGGCGGGGTTTGCCCGACCGCAGAGCCGCCAGAATCCGATCAGATTCTCCAACCGCTTCAGAGTCCTGTAGAGGAGCTTATACGCGATTCGACCGTTTCCCCATTTCCGGATCTGAGTCTTCTTCCCCCATCTTCGATCGCACACGACGTGCCAGATTTTGCGGTCCTCGCGACATAGCGAGGCGAAGCGTTTCGATGTGCAGGCGAAGCTGCAGATCTCTGTGGGTGAGAGGAAGGATAAGATGCGGAGCTGGAGATCCTCGGGGATATCGCACAAGGCAAgtgccattttttttttcagatagaATGTGAAGATGATTAGCTGAGAGTTTCGGGATAATAAGGTAATCGGAATTGTGAAAGTTTCTTTCAGAAAGTTTCAAAACCGAATATGCGGCAGCCAAAAGGGAGACAGAAGGTGTGAAACTGGTTTGGTTTGGTCTGGCCCGAGTTTGATGTTTCCGAATTGTAAATTCACGTATAGGTAAGGATGTAAATTTTCTGATCCATAAATTTAGAGCcagaaaggaaaaaataaaaataaaatgaaaacattttttttttgttgaaaagaGAAAGAGGTAAGTCCATAGTGTGTTCTTGATaggaaattaaatatatatatatatatatatatagaaatataatatttgaaattgaaataaaagtatatatacaatcttgttatataattcatgataGATATCCATATCTAAAAATTGTTAGCATTCCTTTTCATATGTCCATTATACAAAATACTTTATAAACCATAAAGATGCTATTGATAACTCATTAAAAATCTTACTAGAGAAATTCAATGAAAAACATTATgtttatgagaaaaaaaaaatgtagaggATTAGCATTCACTCATGTAAAcatcaattgaaaattttgaaatgatgTAATCTAATATGATGAACTCTTTAAAGTAGTAGTTTGAAACACCTTGATAAATACATCTGCAAAATCTTCACTTAAATGAATTTGTATGTCATCAAATGTATGACAAATTATTTAGAAGgatgatatattaaaataaagatgTATTTATATgtgatcatatattaaaataaaattatacattttcgTCAGCAAAATTAGCTGAGCATCCAAGTCAACAAAATTAGATGATGTGGTAACAGATGTGATGACCGAGGTATGATTTAGccaaaaaaataacattagatatgtaatttgatttttttgaaagttgagaTATGTTTTAGCACGGCCATATAAATCGGGTATAAATTGAACATATTGCAATATGTTATATACGAAATGCCACACTGTCTTTTTTCCTATAATAGAATATTTGATCGTTTAATAAACGATTTTCTGATAACTATTCACTTTGGATTCGTGTTTTCATTTCGAACATGTTGAATTCAGATTAAATAGTTTTTAGTTGAGGTTAATGCCAAAAAGAAAGTTTGTACTCTTTGCAAGGCATAACCAAGCCATAAATCTAGTATTGATATTGTGCATTCAAGTTCAATAAAGCAAATTACGGGATTTTGAGTCTTATGTTATAGAGTCGATGATCTTGTGTCAAACATTCTTGACAACACCTGGGAAATGTAAAGATTGGTAAGAGGATTATATCAGCATTGCTTATTTTtgtgaagcaaaaaaaaaaacaattgatagGTGGAATATGGCCAACTTCAACCTTTATGCTAACTGATTgtgcaatcttttttttttttttttttttttttttttttttttttttggtcaaactgaTTGTGCAAtctatttcattttttgaaCCAATAAGTCTCAAAAGAAAGTCAAACTTAAGTtgaacaaaaattcatgttCTGTGGCAGCATTACAAAACATATGGATTCATCAATACTTAAAGACAACGAAAAAAAAGATGTAAACAGATAACTCCACTCTCAACATCTCTATTAGCCCTTTCTACTTCACCAGACAAAAAAAagtgaccatcttcttcagacaaAACAAACCTTTCTGTTTCAAGTCCCAAAAATATGTCTGTCCACTGGTTGAGTTTCCAAACTCTTAACAACTTCAATCCACGGTTTTTCTATCACCATGATTGAGTTTTTAGAGAGGTGACCCACAAACAAAACTGGGTGTTTCGAGGGTAAGATTTCAAAGTTCTTTCTCTCTTTACTCTTACCCTCTAACTGATACTCCTCTAACCGACGTTTTCGGTTTGTACCTTTCCCCAATTTCAAGCCCATGTTGACAAGTTTACCTTCTAGACTTTTAGATAGATTGCCGTTTGGTAAAtcattttcttcatcttcttctacgGGCTTCCCAAAGTCGATTAAACACTTCGCCCTGTTATGCAAACAATATATCAAGGTGTTACAGTCACATACATGCCGATTGACTAAGCTAAATAAAGAATGAAACAAGTACCTGGAACTGTAAACTATTACAGACGATGAATTTGGAGAAGGTGAGAATGAGAGTCCAATGACCTCCCCAGGAAACTCCTGGTACCTCTTTGGCAGAACGTTTGTGTGTAGAAGCGACCACTTGCCCAACTGTCTAGCCTCTACATCAAAAGCAAAGACCTGGTTCGAGGAGGTTGAGATCACAAGCGCATTGTTATTCCAAGGATGAAAACCAGCAGCTGTAACAGATGCACCATCAAGCCTTGATATGAACCAGTGTTGCCTGTCAAGATAAAGCCAACATAAAACTTACAACTTCAATACCAACGTCAAAGCAGCATGATTAATCTTTGTAGCATAAATAGAATTAAGTAGCAAAGCTTCACAAAGTCCACACCTTTGTGTTTCGAGGTTGAATACATATATGTCTCCAAAGCAATTGATAGCGGCTAGCCATTGATCATCTGAGCTGGTATAAAGTTTTGTTATAGGAGGCTCCATAGGTGGAGATTCACCTTCATGCTCCTCCCGACATGGTGTAAAAGTATATACTAGTTCCATATTACTAACGTCAATAGCCTGCCAACAAAATGTGATTCAGAAGTTAAGAGTATATTCAAACAATACAACTAATTCATTACACAACTCCGGCACGTACATATATCCTTCTATCATGTCCTGCTAATATCAGTCGAGAGCAGTCTGAACTGAAAATCATGGAATGCGCAAATGGAAGTGTGGGAAGTCGTCTTCTACTGACACTCCACGGGCTCTTTGCAATTTCATTCTTCTTTAACTCAAACAGACTGAGGCCAATTTGGTCAGAATAAGCAAAGAGTGATCCGGTGTTGGAGATTGCACTGCAGATGATCTTCCTGGAATCTCTACTTTTAACACGAACCAATGGCTTTGTTGAGGCACGTCCACTAGAATCAGTGCTTAGGTTGAGCCTAAGAATATCTAAATCACTAATACCCTGAACCAGGAGGAGAGAAGTCTGATTGAACACCGACTTGTGTACCATTTGAATGGGTACTCTCTGAGGCGCAGGACATATATCATGTGGTGAGAACTTAGTGAACTCCTGAATTGAATAAGCAAAAAGCTTTGCGTCATCCCCAGCGGAAATAAGCATCGGAACACCCAAATGAGCCCATTTATGGTAAGTGAAGTCAACCGGCTTCACTTTCTTGCGATGCTTACGTGCACCACTCTTATCTGGCAACATATCATCCGGAATGGGATCTGCAGAAAAATGGGAGtaagtaaataatataataacaaaaaaagacCAACAAGCTTATGGTACGCATCCGGAAGAGACTCTGACCTTCTCGACTAATTGGCACAGCAACTGTAAGAGCTCTGATGTCATGTGTATGAGCCTTAACATAACCAATATAATCCCATTTCTGAGAGGAAGAAGGCTCCAAATCTTGAGAACTATTTGTACTACCAGAGAGCTTGTAGAGTATAACCTACAGATACGATGATCAGACAATTAGAACGTTGACaccattacaaaaaaaaaagatatatctatttcagaaggaaaaaaaaaacactttctctTCATGTACTGGACTATTAACAATTTGTCAAAGTAATTGTCAAAAGGTGAATCAACAAAAACAATCTACACACGAGACAGACCTTCATAATCACCTTGGTAATCTTATACCAAAGTCATCCATCATATTCTAAAATTCTAACAGGTACTGACTGCATTATACAGAGATATAATTTACCTGTCCATCCGAACCAGCAGAAAAGACTCGATTGTGGCTGGGGGCTGCTGCAAGAGAATTAACATCACCTTTGTGATTAGAGTGCGACTCCAAAAGAGTTCCATGTTGACTATCCCAAAACTGGACAGATCCTGTACTATCTCCACTAACAAGAACTGCACACCTAATAAAAGTAAGCATGAGAGAACCAAAGATCAGCtataagaagaaagaaaacagACACAATGTTAAAAAGCCAAATAATATAATGTGTACCTCAAAGAAAGAAGTGACCAAACACATATCTCAGAGCTACTTCCCTGTCCTCCGAGACCAACTGTAATTCTGTATACTTCTTGACAGGTGTTAACGTCCCAGCATCTTATCAATCTACGGAACAGAAGAAACTGTTACTAATTACAACTTTATAAGTAAACATGGAgattaaatgaaatataatatacTCACCCATCGCTACTACCGGAAAAGATCCTCTGTGCATCAGGACTCCATGTAACACTTAAAGCACGTCCACTGACTCTAGGCAATGATCTATAATATGTTAACTTGTTTGAGTCAGAGATACGGTACAGCCTGACACTGCCATCATCACAAGCAGCTGCAAGAAGCCTATCTGAGTGGTCATGATGAAACTCTTCTTCTGAGTCAGAATCATCTTCACTCTCACTTTCCTCCTTCTCAATCCGATGATCAATGGAGAGTAAGTAAGTTGGGGAAACAGCCATTTGCCAGATTGAGATTCCAATGGAATCTAGCACAACCTGAACagtaaagaaaagaaacatataaCACAAATGTAGGAGAACTGATAAACCTTAAAAAAGATGATGGAAGTTAAGTTAAGAGAGGTTCACTTTCTGCTTCAAGTCGAAGAGGTCCCACTCGGAGATGGAACCATCGATGCTAGAAGAAAAGAGACGACCGGAAGGTAGCCCTTGGGAGCCAGCACGGCACCAAGCAAGGGACGAGATTCTCGAATTTGGATCGCCGTGGATGGtctaaaaataagaaaacacaCAAATCAACTCACGAATCCAATTCGATTTTAGCTAAAGAGCTAATCGGAAGAAGAGGACGTACGAGTTGACAGTGCCATCCGACGGCGCCTGGGGAGACGAGCCAGATTTCTAGAGAACCGTCCTCGCGAGCCGCCGCGACTTGAGTGTCGTCGGCGCTGTTTGCTAGGGCTACCACCGGAGATGGCTTCCAATCAACGGAGCTGCAACGGTACTCGAGCATGGCGACCGACTAAGTAGGGCTAGTACACTTGAGAGgaggcgaagaagaagaagaagaagaagaagaagaagaagcatttAGGTTTGAGGGTTTCACCTAGGGCCTTATGGGGGGGGCCGATTTTTAAAACGGGTTCGGGTTTCCTCCATTTCACCCGACACGACCCGACCCGAGTTTCAATTTACGCAAATAGTTTGAACCCATTTAACTCATTTATGGGTGAATTAGCTTAGTAACCCATTTACCGGCCCACTGATATTGCTATGTGCATGAAACGAAACAAGAGAACATGCCTATTTTAGGCAAATTTTCCGACCAACGTATTCTCCGTGAACTATTTCAatgattttttgaaatattttccatgagctttttatgtttctttgaaaacaaattgaaaattttcagtGAATTTTGTTTGTAAGAATTTGTTGTAAATTTAAACAGTTTTTTTACCAGTTTAAAAAACACATATTTCAAAATGttgataatttataataaaattctcAACAAGTGTAAAAATTAAGTTTTAGTATGTTGAATGATATGAGGAATGATATAAGATGGTATAAGATGGTGCATGATAACATGTTTTGAGGATATAAGATATTGCATGATAATAATGAACGTAAATACTTCTGATAATATATGATGTTATTATGCTgtgatatatgatatatggcACAACAAAAACGGTTAaatttcttgtttgattgaCTAATATACAATGAGAGCAGATGTTTAGTTGTAGTTCGTGAATTATTGGTTCAATGGAGCTATACATCTGCTGATCTTATTTGATATATTGCACATTTTACATGATATATGCTTGGTATAATGGTATGGTCTAGTAGTATGTACTTTTGTGTTGGTGATCATGTGTAGAATCGCCTTTACTGAACAATTCATAATTGTGCCTTTTTTCATTTTCAGTGAATGCGGGTGCGTTTAAGATTTGAGTGTGATATCTATAACTCATGGGATTAAAAGATTAATTTGTCAGCATGCGACATATACAAAACCAGGGTTTATGATTTGGTATTAGAGTCTCTAACTATCTTCGAAAAGGGGTGAAACCTACACAAGGGCACAAACTTGAGAAGGTGAGATCAAATTTGGTGGAAGAGCTACATATCAACATAACTCAAAGAACATTATTCGAAAATGGATGTGTACTATCCCCGATTAGGAATATGACGATAGACAAGAAGAGGGGCTATTCAAGAAACTAAGTTAGACTTGTTCCATGGTCAAGGGAGATGCGGTAACAGCCAAGAATACACCAGAATATGGTACGGGCACGTTAATATCCCGTTGATCGACAGGAGATTTGGTTGGTCAAGATATGTTGTATCAGATCATAGTTTTATCTAAAATGATTTGCTTTCTTGAACAAAATTTCTTACAAAAGAATTGTCCACAAACGAGAAAGAATAAAAGAACTGTAGCCAAACCAAAAGAGACATTAAAATTAAAGGAGATAAAGCTTACATATTGCCAACAGTTAATATAACCATGTCCCTTCCTCTGTGGAGCTGATCTATGTTCAATGATGTGATACAGATGAAATTGTGTTCTTGTCTTCTACAAAGTTTTCTCTACAAGCACTATTAAGACCCAGTCAATCTCTTCTCTGTCATTCAACTTGCTCTCCAATTAGATCTAGACCAACCAGTAAGAAGGATATTCCCTGAAACAAGAGGAAGTAAAAATGGATTCCTTGAGCCGACAAGAGACTTCGAGTTGCTGCAGTTAATAACAGAAACGCTAGTGACAGCTCCTTCATATAGATCCTAttgtgcttcttcttcttcttattgttCTTCTTTTGAGCTTTCTTCTCAGCCTCTGTTTCTGGTGCTGGTGCAGAGGCGCCTCTCTgatgtttcattttctttcCTCCTTCGTTTTCGACTAAAGCAGCCAGATCTCCTTCTGACGACCTCCCTGATTTCTTTGTAACAACCCATTCGTATGCACTTCCCAGCTGAAACAGACCCGAGACCATGGCGTTGAACTTGGTGACAGACATTGTGTTCTCAAAGAGAAGGTAGGGGACAATAAAGGGAAACGATTTCGGGGCGGGAAGGATGTTGAGGAAAGACATTGTGGCAGGTATGTAGCAGACAACCCAAGCAGGAAGCTCAGCCTCAGGGACAAACATAGTCATTGGCAAGATGATACAGAAGAGTGTGAAGGAGTAGAAGGGCAAGATGAGCTTCCttaggaggaagaagaggaatatcaaattaaatttCTTCCCAATGCTTatctgcaaaaacaaaaaaaaacaaatatatatcagACACTAGAGCTACATGTCCTTGTCATAAACGACACCGTTTTAAAGGTTTATTTGTTTACGGCACCTTTGATTTAATGACAGCGGGTAAACAAAGGCGAAATAGTTGCATAGGTCCTGAATGCCATCGGTGTTGTTGCTTTCTGTAAGCTTCATACGATTCAGGTAACTCGCAAATGCACTGGGAGAGAGAATATGACATTAGCGC encodes:
- the LOC106388431 gene encoding F-box protein At3g12350; this translates as MALALCDIPEDLQLRILSFLSPTEICSFACTSKRFASLCREDRKIWHVVCDRRWGKKTQIRKWGNGRIAYKLLYRTLKRLENLIGFWRLCGRANPADSSPPLVFFEWGSSFVLGSRVLATNDDTYRVRKTPFLVMGISPEGRTESFLDLDGNHRSGVSVDLSDLERSSLVPVDVNFMGNGHIMVEENPCFFREEQKKGSSSGDDDEGGEDVVSEMYTQLANRTSPGGDRRRKRKKEKERQARIKWEPEHFIKVSDFSPTLAKPLQGLWKGFCEGRNLELYLVKYDEVGGVICKKVEDLSLSRQTSPVFWTPNHAFIRSPFSVEEEMILDSRIRITPLHGEVHEQVISGMLYMNSSYDPGEGRVWLYENGTFGFGFLRDQFITDLKRVALEDGCLADVLDA
- the LOC106388432 gene encoding WD repeat-containing protein PCN is translated as MLEYRCSSVDWKPSPVVALANSADDTQVAAAREDGSLEIWLVSPGAVGWHCQLTIHGDPNSRISSLAWCRAGSQGLPSGRLFSSSIDGSISEWDLFDLKQKVVLDSIGISIWQMAVSPTYLLSIDHRIEKEESESEDDSDSEEEFHHDHSDRLLAAACDDGSVRLYRISDSNKLTYYRSLPRVSGRALSVTWSPDAQRIFSGSSDGLIRCWDVNTCQEVYRITVGLGGQGSSSEICVWSLLSLRCAVLVSGDSTGSVQFWDSQHGTLLESHSNHKGDVNSLAAAPSHNRVFSAGSDGQVILYKLSGSTNSSQDLEPSSSQKWDYIGYVKAHTHDIRALTVAVPISREDPIPDDMLPDKSGARKHRKKVKPVDFTYHKWAHLGVPMLISAGDDAKLFAYSIQEFTKFSPHDICPAPQRVPIQMVHKSVFNQTSLLLVQGISDLDILRLNLSTDSSGRASTKPLVRVKSRDSRKIICSAISNTGSLFAYSDQIGLSLFELKKNEIAKSPWSVSRRRLPTLPFAHSMIFSSDCSRLILAGHDRRIYAIDVSNMELVYTFTPCREEHEGESPPMEPPITKLYTSSDDQWLAAINCFGDIYVFNLETQRQHWFISRLDGASVTAAGFHPWNNNALVISTSSNQVFAFDVEARQLGKWSLLHTNVLPKRYQEFPGEVIGLSFSPSPNSSSVIVYSSRAKCLIDFGKPVEEDEENDLPNGNLSKSLEGKLVNMGLKLGKGTNRKRRLEEYQLEGKSKERKNFEILPSKHPVLFVGHLSKNSIMVIEKPWIEVVKSLETQPVDRHIFGT